One Setaria viridis chromosome 7, Setaria_viridis_v4.0, whole genome shotgun sequence genomic region harbors:
- the LOC140223421 gene encoding uncharacterized protein: MPISFTGEDFKLKTTSHNDAMVIKALIAGWTVGKVLVDTGSSAEILFANAFREMNIDMNTLDPVDIPLLGFGGKPVKALGKIALPVSFGDHDNARIEHITFDMVEMHYPYNAILSRSFITKMDATIRQLYLCMKIPALKGVITVYGDQQMARNIERGVAPGQKNVHHLASSNEAESSAKQKTHNEPKWDKEKIKISADGETKRVLLDGYIADRFVTIGANLDPEEEHNLIECLNKNKDIFAWSADFTDLNKACPKDDYPLERIDKVVDDAANSEMLSLLDLFSRYHQIRIKKEDEGKTSSVTPFGMFCFVRMPEGLKNAGQTFSRMTATVLDN, translated from the exons atgcccataaGCTTCACGGGGGAAGACTTCAAGCTCAAGACAACTTCGCACAATGATGCGATGGTCATCAAAGCGCTGATAGCAGGTTGGACAGTTGGAAAAGTCCTAGTTGACACGGGCAGCTCCGCGGAGATCCTCTTCGCAAATGCATTCAGAGAAATgaacattgacatgaacacgCTCGACCCAGTCGACATCCCACTTCTCGGCTTCGGTGGAAAGCCGGTGAAGGCCTTGGGAAAAATTGCTCTCCCGGTCTCGTTCGGGGACCACGACAATGCAAGAATAGAGCACATCACCTTCGACATGGTGGAGATGCACTATCCCTATAATGCAATACTTAGCCGCAGCTTCATCACCAAAATGGATGCAACAATTAGGCAACTAtacctatgcatgaaaatacccgcGCTCAAGGGGGTCATAACAGTGTACGGTGATCAGCAAATGGCAAGGAATATAGAAAGAGGGGTAGCTCCGGGCCAAAAAAATGTCCACCACCTAGCCTCATCAAACGAAGCGGAAAGCTCAGCAAAGCAAAAGACCCACAATGAGCCCAAGTGggacaaagaaaaaataaagatcaGTGCTGACGGCGAAACAAAGCGGGTACTCCTAGACGGGTACATCGCAGACAGGTTCGTAACAATTGGAGCCAACCTCGACCCCGAAGAAGAACACAACCTCATCGAGTgcctcaacaagaacaaagacatcTTCGCTTGGTCCGCAG acttcacagacctcaacaaggccTGCCCAAAAGATGATTACCCTCTCGAGAGGATTGACAAGGTAGTGGATGACGCTGCAAACAGTGAAATGCTCTCGCTACTTGACCTCTTCTCGAGGTACCACCAGATCAGAATCAAGAAGGAGGACGAAGGCAAAACAAGCTCCGTGACACCTTTTGGAATGTTCTGCTTCGTGCGTATGCCAGAGGGGCTAAAGAATGCAGGCCAAACATTCTCAAGGATGACGGCAACAGTCCTGGACAACTAG